The window TTTCCCATCGACTCGGGAACAACCGGCTTGGCTTCCTCTTTTTGCTCTGCCCCCTCAGCACCATCCTTGGCTTTGGTTGCAGCCTCTTTGGCTGGAGCAACCTTTTTTGGCTCTGCCAGATTGTTGATGTAACATTTGGACCCGCCGTTCTGGAAGAACAGGTATACCGCGTGTCCAAGCCACCCCTGGGAATGCATCCCCCCGAAAATCTTGCTGTACTGCGTCCAGTTGGTAACCAGGGTCACTTCGTCCACCGGTCCTTTTTCTGCAACTCCAAGAAATCCCGCAATACTTGTGGAACCCATCTCAATGGGTTTTGATCCACTTGAAACTTCCTCTACATACACACCTGGTGTCTGATACTGTGGCACGCTTGTCTCCTCCTTAAACTCAATTTCTTTTGTAAACCTTGATCTGCATCAGGAATCCTTTTTTTTGATCGCCCGCATCTGGCGAGCCTCGACCCGCCGGAACCGTTCCTTCACAGAGGAATCAATTCCAATCTGTGTCTTCACCCCTATTGCCACCGAAGGACCTCCCCAAGAGGTCGGAAACTGGCCTTCTCCGGCAGGACCAAGCGAAACCACTTCCCACATCAGGGGTTCATCCTGATTTCCTGCCCAGTCATACTCCCCCACCGGAGTAAAGGGGTTATCGTGAATCGTCTGTACCACCTCCCCCACAAGACCAAACCGGGAGAACAGATCCTCCACCAGCGGATACACCACCAGAGAAAGCTCCAGAATTGTGGCTGGCCGTGTGTAATATTCGAATTCCTTCCCCTCGGCATCGATCTCGCGACGCAGCACTTGCTCTCGCGGCCCCTGATCGGGTTTTTCCCTCACCCCGAGCGGAATAACCGCGAGACAAGGAGCTTTTTCCGTTCCCACCCGGTCTAGCTCCCGAGTATCCAGGGAATCAATAAACTCCACCGAACACCCCGGAGTTCCTGCGGTCAATTTTTCCGAGAAGGATCGAAAGGCGTAGCTGATAACATCCGATTGGCGCCTTCCCCCAGTGTCGTTGTTGCTCAAAACTGCACCTTTCTGTCTTCAATGCGAACATTCTGGAGAAACGGCAGTTCTCCATCGGCAGGAAGAAACCGCTCTACGGCCACTCCCGAATCAAGATCAGAGAGGCTCAGCTCCTCCAGATGATGGACCCCGTCAACGGACTCAAGAACCCTGGCAATATCATCCTTCTGGATAGCGACCCCAAAGGGCCAACCTGTTTTATCAGCTCCCCCACAGAGCGGATGAAAGGCCTTTCTCAGGGCGGTTTCGATCGCCTTTCGAGCCACCTGAAACTCCACCACATCCCGGCGGTACGCAACTTTCATGACGACACCAAACATCCGGTAAACCGGGGAATCCACTCGCAGTCCCGTTCCTACAAGCTTTCGCGGCTCAAGGAACTCCTTCACCCGGCGCCGCAGTTCGGCCGTTGGGACAGGTGGCTCAAGATAATCCTCGTCTCCCGGATCTGCCTCGGGAACTATTACAAGCAGCACCTCTCCTCTGGGACCACACCGGGGAAGACACTTGGCCCGCGCCACCGATGCCGATGCCTCGCGAGCCAGCCACTCGTAATCCTCCGCCGTGACCGCTCTGTTCAAACTTTTGAAGAGTCCTGAAGCCCTCTTTTTTAGACTTTCCAGTGATTCGAGATCGCTTCCGCCCTCGGCAGGAAAGTTGTTATTACACCCTGCAAGAAAGGGCACGCTCTCGCGAAGCGTCCTGATTGTATGGCCCCCCACATTTCCCCGAACTCCTCCGCCTACGCAGAGTCGCTCAGCGCGGATGTTGTGTTTACCCCGGGGAGGGATCATGCCACGATGGCCGTCACCAAAATGGATGCGGTTGTTTCGATAGTCCACGATGTAGTGACGTGACTTGGGGGTGGATGCATAAAAGTTGTCCACTTCGTGGTACCGAATCCAGACCTGCCCGGAAGTGGTTCCGCCACCTTCCCGTATTGCGTCATCACCTTCCTCGGACCGGATAAGATCGATCTCTCCCGCCGGGGGAACAGTCGATTCATTCACGTACACCTCAAAGCCCGAGAGAATCGGCTTTCTCAGAATTTCGAAGACCTGATCAGGCGAACCACTGGAAGAACCTATGGTTTCCGAGGGGTAGGTTCGCTGGTTCAAGGCATAGACCGAATTGGTCAACACCTGCTCCACAACGGGCATGGCCTCAAAACTTCCCGATTGGAAAACAAGGCGAAGCCAGTACCAGCTATGACCAAATTCGTCCTTTCTGGCGATATCCTGCGGAACAGAGAACTCCAGAAACCCCGATTGGTGGAAACTGTCGGTGTAATCATTCACCGACAGCTTTTGCCAAGCCGAACCGTTCCAGTACTGCCACACCAGGCCGATTCCCCGGTTTCGTGAAACGGGACGATCCAGAAGATCCGGTACATTGTGACCGGCGGGTCGTATTTTATGCCGCTCCTCAAGCCTGAAATAAAGACTGTAGCGCCCCGCCGGAAAGGAATCGTCAAATCCAAAGTACGTCATGGGCTGAGCCTCGGAGCGCGTCGAAAACAGCATGACACCGGTAGTGGCGTCTCCGGTGGCGAAGGACAGAGACCTGCGGGAGTAGTTGTCTACTACCTGGACTGTGTCGGGAACTTGAGGAGGCGCCTGATAGGAAAAACGGATTCGCGTAAAGACAGGAGATCGCACCGGATCATCAAAGAGCCACGTCCAGGAGCCATCTTCGGCTTGCACATGACGCCCTCCCTTGCCAAAATCTCCCGCCACCAGGCGAATCCGCAACCACAAACACTCGGTACCAGAAACCTCCACGGCAGCCATGTCATCGGGACGATCGAACGAAACGATTCCCGACCTGGTCAGAGCTCTTGTTTTATCGGTGAATCGGAACTGCCCCTGGTTATGCCGGTCTTCCTGGGTTGTGGTGTCATCGATCTTGACCCAATC of the Alkalispirochaeta americana genome contains:
- a CDS encoding putative baseplate assembly protein, producing the protein MDDRTYKDILNEALRLIPHYCPEWTNHNPSDPGMTLVELFAWMTEMTIYRLNKVPEKTYLALIDLLGLSLIPPQPSRALVTFFPVESCPEAFQVKGGFQVSAGKGAGDGSIIFETVKDLTISPARLASCYAVTRDKVSCRDLGIRPFPLFGGSEEIERYLLVEAPQAEFLQGNNALSITFHSLNPVRSAGDEVVNFLNWEYWDGSRWIPVEAVGASGNERKQENRVFLEGPLDIQRSDQEGRESYWLRAVLARMPDDPGCLEVTGVSLNLHFLGEGVNPDCCLSNTGNMVFEALDLNADFTPFAGVPKHNDIFYVACDEILEKTSARISVRFFLSDTVEPPAANPSLVLKYEYWNGMDWVKIDDTTTQEDRHNQGQFRFTDKTRALTRSGIVSFDRPDDMAAVEVSGTECLWLRIRLVAGDFGKGGRHVQAEDGSWTWLFDDPVRSPVFTRIRFSYQAPPQVPDTVQVVDNYSRRSLSFATGDATTGVMLFSTRSEAQPMTYFGFDDSFPAGRYSLYFRLEERHKIRPAGHNVPDLLDRPVSRNRGIGLVWQYWNGSAWQKLSVNDYTDSFHQSGFLEFSVPQDIARKDEFGHSWYWLRLVFQSGSFEAMPVVEQVLTNSVYALNQRTYPSETIGSSSGSPDQVFEILRKPILSGFEVYVNESTVPPAGEIDLIRSEEGDDAIREGGGTTSGQVWIRYHEVDNFYASTPKSRHYIVDYRNNRIHFGDGHRGMIPPRGKHNIRAERLCVGGGVRGNVGGHTIRTLRESVPFLAGCNNNFPAEGGSDLESLESLKKRASGLFKSLNRAVTAEDYEWLAREASASVARAKCLPRCGPRGEVLLVIVPEADPGDEDYLEPPVPTAELRRRVKEFLEPRKLVGTGLRVDSPVYRMFGVVMKVAYRRDVVEFQVARKAIETALRKAFHPLCGGADKTGWPFGVAIQKDDIARVLESVDGVHHLEELSLSDLDSGVAVERFLPADGELPFLQNVRIEDRKVQF